A portion of the Parasedimentitalea marina genome contains these proteins:
- a CDS encoding RidA family protein yields the protein MIERIETGARSSKIVKHNGVAYITGQVGEGKTIQAQTEECLRRLEVLLVQAGSSREKMLRATIWLADMSDFAGLNEVWNAWVPDGYAPARACGEAKLARPELKVEIIVDAAYD from the coding sequence ATGATTGAACGTATCGAAACCGGGGCCAGGTCCTCGAAAATTGTAAAGCACAATGGGGTCGCCTATATCACCGGGCAGGTTGGTGAAGGCAAGACCATCCAAGCGCAGACCGAGGAATGCCTTAGGCGCCTCGAGGTATTACTGGTCCAGGCCGGATCGTCGCGCGAAAAGATGTTGCGGGCCACTATATGGCTGGCGGATATGAGTGACTTTGCCGGGCTTAATGAGGTCTGGAATGCTTGGGTGCCTGACGGTTATGCACCTGCGCGGGCCTGTGGCGAGGCAAAACTTGCCCGTCCGGAACTCAAGGTCGAGATTATCGTGGATGCTGCCTACGACTGA
- a CDS encoding LysR substrate-binding domain-containing protein — protein sequence MFVEVAQHLSFSDAAEVLHLTKGAISYQIKTLEDDLGFKVFVRSTRGVILTNEGHQLLKATRSHFLSIETKLEELKEPRTQSLTVGMSSYFASRWLSPRLMNFMQLHPEIQLRIQPMTQLFDLDRQGVDIAIRWGNGDWNDVEVLPFQTMPAWPVGNPDIAQKVKSIGLERAFSELTLLRDHDDSTAWSDWLTAAGLPHQTRKDTLIIPDPNVRVQAVIDGQGIALNDHLISQEIDDGKLVRLSDVELSSYGYFLARPTSGCNAKSVAAFVQWLQEVQPDRGC from the coding sequence TTGTTCGTAGAAGTTGCTCAGCACCTCAGCTTTTCAGATGCAGCGGAAGTACTGCATCTGACGAAGGGTGCAATTAGCTACCAAATCAAAACACTAGAAGATGATCTGGGCTTCAAGGTCTTCGTGAGAAGCACGCGCGGCGTCATACTAACCAACGAAGGGCATCAACTACTCAAGGCAACGCGGTCGCATTTTCTGAGCATTGAAACAAAGCTGGAAGAACTCAAAGAACCTCGCACACAATCTCTTACCGTGGGTATGTCGAGTTATTTCGCATCTCGTTGGTTGTCGCCACGACTGATGAATTTCATGCAGTTACACCCAGAAATCCAGCTGCGCATTCAACCCATGACGCAGCTATTCGATCTGGACCGTCAAGGCGTTGATATCGCGATCCGCTGGGGCAATGGCGACTGGAATGACGTTGAGGTTCTCCCGTTTCAGACGATGCCTGCTTGGCCAGTTGGCAACCCTGACATTGCCCAAAAGGTGAAGAGTATCGGACTGGAACGCGCTTTTTCCGAACTTACATTGTTGCGCGATCATGACGACAGTACGGCATGGTCTGACTGGCTCACGGCCGCAGGGCTACCGCACCAGACCCGCAAAGATACTCTTATCATTCCAGACCCGAATGTCAGGGTGCAGGCCGTCATTGATGGCCAAGGCATTGCACTGAATGATCACTTAATCTCACAAGAAATAGACGATGGAAAACTTGTGCGCTTGTCAGACGTTGAGCTATCTTCATATGGATATTTCTTGGCTCGGCCTACATCCGGCTGCAACGCGAAAAGTGTCGCGGCGTTTGTACAATGGTTACAAGAAGTACAACCCGACAGAGGCTGTTAG
- a CDS encoding trimethylamine methyltransferase family protein has product MQPELRKAARRGRASRQAAVSTTVAPRTRKVRPYTLLDEAALVAIEDQADWILQNIGVEFRGDQVALDLFAAAGANVDGERVTFEPGLARKLCSTAPSEFKLHARNPANTVTLGGDNVVLMPGYGSPFVSDLEKGRRYATLEDFQNFVKLTYSTPWLHHSGGTVCEPTDVPVNKRHLDMVLAHLTLSAKPFMGSVTSPERSQDSIDMARLVFGAEFMEKNVVMQGNINANSPLIYDDTMSGSLRIYAAENQCVCVSPAIFAGAMGPLSPAAVVAQTLAEAMVGIALVQLVRTGCPVVFGSFHSTMNLKSGALTFGSPEANLASMAISQLGHRLGVPVRSGGGQISASNAPDGQAMQDSTGAMWATLLSGAHQVWHSAGWLEGGLVMSYEKFIMDVDHCGVMLTMLQGFGVDEEAFGRDAYLETGPGQNFLSTQHTLRHFITANFQSDIPEAGSFETWSENGSPTSDQRATARWKQMLTNYKAPPMDENVLAALNEFVARRKASMPDEWY; this is encoded by the coding sequence GTGCAACCTGAGTTGCGAAAGGCTGCTCGGCGCGGACGCGCTTCTCGTCAAGCGGCAGTTTCAACCACCGTAGCACCCCGCACGCGGAAGGTTCGGCCTTACACATTGCTGGATGAAGCTGCACTGGTCGCCATTGAAGATCAGGCGGATTGGATTTTGCAGAACATTGGTGTGGAGTTTCGGGGAGATCAAGTTGCTCTTGATTTGTTTGCCGCCGCTGGTGCGAATGTCGATGGTGAGCGGGTAACGTTCGAGCCGGGTTTGGCGCGAAAGCTCTGCTCGACTGCGCCGTCTGAATTCAAGCTCCATGCACGTAACCCTGCCAACACTGTGACACTCGGCGGCGACAATGTTGTGTTGATGCCCGGATACGGTTCACCCTTCGTCAGCGACTTGGAGAAAGGGCGCAGATACGCAACTCTGGAAGATTTTCAGAACTTTGTGAAGCTGACCTACAGCACGCCTTGGTTGCACCATTCTGGCGGAACAGTGTGCGAACCAACGGATGTCCCCGTGAACAAACGGCATCTGGATATGGTGTTGGCGCATTTAACCCTGTCCGCCAAACCCTTTATGGGCAGCGTAACTTCTCCAGAGCGGTCACAAGACAGCATCGACATGGCACGCCTCGTGTTTGGGGCAGAGTTCATGGAAAAAAATGTGGTGATGCAGGGCAATATCAATGCGAACTCACCCCTGATCTATGACGACACAATGTCAGGCTCCTTGCGGATCTATGCGGCGGAAAATCAATGTGTTTGCGTCTCGCCCGCCATCTTCGCAGGGGCTATGGGGCCACTATCACCCGCTGCTGTAGTGGCTCAAACCTTGGCCGAAGCCATGGTGGGCATAGCTTTGGTCCAGTTGGTGCGGACTGGCTGTCCTGTCGTGTTTGGCAGCTTCCATTCTACCATGAACCTGAAATCAGGGGCGCTGACTTTCGGATCACCCGAAGCCAACCTTGCCAGCATGGCAATTTCTCAACTTGGGCATCGCCTTGGCGTCCCTGTCCGCTCGGGTGGCGGGCAGATCAGCGCCTCAAACGCGCCAGACGGTCAAGCCATGCAAGACAGCACAGGAGCGATGTGGGCAACTCTGTTGTCGGGCGCGCACCAAGTCTGGCACTCCGCTGGATGGCTGGAAGGCGGCTTGGTCATGTCATATGAAAAATTCATCATGGATGTAGATCATTGCGGTGTGATGTTGACGATGTTGCAAGGCTTTGGCGTCGATGAAGAAGCCTTTGGCCGTGATGCCTATCTCGAGACAGGGCCGGGTCAGAACTTCCTGTCCACGCAGCATACGCTACGCCACTTTATCACAGCCAATTTCCAATCAGATATCCCCGAGGCAGGCTCATTTGAGACTTGGAGCGAGAACGGAAGCCCAACCTCTGATCAGCGTGCAACTGCACGATGGAAACAGATGCTGACGAATTACAAGGCGCCGCCAATGGATGAAAATGTCCTTGCGGCCCTCAATGAATTTGTTGCGAGGCGCAAAGCGTCCATGCCCGACGAATGGTACTGA